In Rhineura floridana isolate rRhiFlo1 chromosome 22, rRhiFlo1.hap2, whole genome shotgun sequence, a single genomic region encodes these proteins:
- the LOC133374805 gene encoding SLAM family member 9-like gives MNVASTSLKILLFKALIISSFGTLSNAAKDPTRHLKGILRGSASFPVTVSPARTVARITWDFYPATGEPYLLGEFRNGKLEQPNLKFEGRLEMANETTLRIKGLEVEDTGIYKVRVRFTTAVVQDHTFHLAVYEPVPTPQICHQEVSNSPGRCNVTLQCQVSGTGGFDVSWRTGNPLRALEDSFDWFHLSDNGRDLRLSWQPTPLDSSFTCLVSNPVDQKNVSFDLLSICQKETQGVQTKLTLGLPAYLTAAFATLIMTRNRRKIFKRMKGGMAFLMPKKKKSSLAPHCSDRSPPEGGDDQARWDRGDSPRTSAPPWKSCPPAMSSPVPVPEDEYDPPQTELLGSRQGLLEPPLRISVEGCSLPLEAASEAHTQSP, from the exons ATGAATGTTGCTTCCACAAGCCTCAAGATCCTTCTGTTCAAAGCATTGATCATCTCTTCCTTTG GCACTTTGAGCAACGCAGCTAAGGATCCGACCCGTCATTTGAAGGGGATCCTGAGAGGATCAGCCTCGTTTCCCGTAACTGTATCTCCAGCAAGAACAGTTGCCAGAATTACCTGGGACTTCTACCCCGCAACTGGTGAGCCGTATCTCCTTGGAGAATTCAGAAATGGCAAACTGGAGCAGCCAAATCTCAAGTTTGAAGGACGGCTGGAAATGGCTAATGAGACCACGCTGAGGATCAAGGGCCTGGAGGTGGAGGATACTGGGATATACAAGGTCCGTGTGAGATTCACCACCGCAGTCGTCCAAGATCACACATTCCATCTCGCTGTCTATG AGCCGGTGCCAACACCACAAATATGCCACCAAGAAGTCTCCAACAGCCCAGGCAGGTGCAACGTGACCTTGCAGTGCCAGGTGTCCGGAACCGGGGGATTTGATGTCTCTTGGAGAACAGGGAATCCCCTCAGGGCCTTAGAAGACAGTTTTGATTGGTTTCACCTCTCTGACAATGGCAGGGATCTCCGCTTGTCATGGCAGCCTACTCCTTTGGACTCCAGTTTCACCTGCCTGGTCAGCAACCCCGTGGATCAGAAAAACGTCTCCTTCGATTTGCTCAGTATCTGCCAAAAGGAGACTCAAG GTGTACAAACCAAGTTGACCTTGGGGCTTCCTGCCTACCTCACTGCTGCTTTTGCGACTTTGATAATGACGCGGAACAGGAGGAAAATATTCAAAAGGATGAAAGGAG GTATGGCCTTCCTGATgccaaagaagaaaaagagctCTCTTGCACCCCACTGCTCAGACAGGAGCCCCCCAGAAGGTGGCGATGATCAG GCTCGCTGGGACAGAGGGGACTCCCCAAGAACTTCAGCACCACCCTGGAAATCCTGTCCTCCTGCGATGTCTAGCCCTGTTCCGGTACCAGAGGATGAATATGACCCCCCACAGACCGAGCTCCTGGGGAGCAGGCAGGGTCTCCTGGAGCCACCATTGAGGATCTCTGTTGAAGGATGCTCATTGCCATTAGAGGCAGCATCAGAGGCACACACCCAAAGTCCTTGA